In Pieris brassicae chromosome 8, ilPieBrab1.1, whole genome shotgun sequence, the DNA window cacacacacatttttttcttttcaaagtttagttagttattttgagtttcaaATTAAACTATAGCAAACGAGTACCAGTAGTAAAAAATAGCCTAGTACGGTTATTAATTGAGTATTGCATACGCGACGCATCTCTAGTAGTAACACTACACTTGGGGCGCCACATCAAAGTCCAATCGAAATGTAAGTCACGTAGTAACAATAGTATCGACAAACGCCCAGTTAGCTGCATTCTGATCGTATCTTCTTATGATTCACGATGCTTCCGCCCCATTACATACTTCTCCATATAATTGCTACTGTTTGAagacttatataaataaatagcattGAAGACAGCACTCGGTAGGCTCAACGTCTTTGATAACGGCGATCTGTTTTGGTCTATTGAATGAACTTGAAACCCTGGGCTGCAATTAACGGAATTTCCGATTAAGTGTTTCGACTCCAACACTGTTGGACGAGACTTGGCGAACTGCGACTCCCGTATGACACGTTATCTTACCTTAAAAGATTTGGAGTCgttcacaattttattaagtctTTATTCATCCCCATCTTATTGAgatacaaataaatcaataacatATGAATAAATCAGTACCGCTACAACCATTTTGGGCTTTAGATTTCCgtacctgtttcatgatcatctcGCAATATAATACGCAAGTAGGCAATCAGTCTTTGCCCGACaagttgactttttgggtctaaggcaagcatGGTTTCGTCATACTTTCTATCTGTTCATGCGAATGCGCAAGCGATCGAACCACCTTAGGGTTGAGAGTCGCGCGCTGAAGTCgccaggccaacactgctcgaaCAACTTACCTACAACAAttgtagaaataattttgcaaagagttataaattattatttgtcttgATTTAAATATCTGGTTTACGAAACCTTCAGTTGCATTATAGCGATGCATTAATTGAATTGATTGTTAAGGCCTTGGCATAAATTGTATTGCTATAGGCTAGGTTTATTAGTTGTACCAATGGAATACTTTTATGTcttcaactatttttttatatagaacaggtCACAACGAGAAGGAGGCTTGcctgatgataagtgatactgccAATCGACCCTCGCAATACCAGAGGCAAGCGAGTGcgttgttttattagaatgttCTTGAAGgcccctaagtcgaattggttcggctggacagctggttccacatagtggtggtacgcggcaaaatgccttaaaaaacgctcagttgtgtaCCAGGAGGAGGTGATACGGTTGGAATTTCTGTCTCGACGTCAAATGACAGTCAGCTGCTATTTATTGGAACAAcacctctgaacactctccgtgGTAAatacggtagaagatgcagagttaCCCAACATTTcgacgcaacgccaaggggtCAAGCTGAAAGAGATTAGTCGTCAACGATATAACGACTATTTCATAGTGCAATCCTGGGTTCAATTCCggtgattttaattattgttttcatgATAATTCCGTTGTTTATTTGTCTATGAATGAATCAGCAACAACAAGCAACATAAGCGCTGCgtcatttcaattaatttgcgatacaTGTTTTTGCTTGCTTCTACTAAGtttaattgaaatgtttttatatatgtgaAAAGTGACCTCatgaaaacaaaattcaattaCACGGCTTTAATTCACCTTTCTCTGTTCATCATACCGTAAACACAGTCAGTCAGTAAAGGAGTGCATTATGCAGTTGTTTAATGAGAGTTAAAATCTATAGTTAATACTACAGTATCAATGATAAGTACATTTAGTAAATTGAAAGTTTATTGTCCTGTGGAGGTGTTTACGAACATCCAATGTTGAAGTGAAAACTGTTGGGTTTGGTTATAACTATAATAGACGTAGACAACGTTTAATACTAATGAAACACACACGgaaaaacacaatataataataatcataatcaaAAAgcgaaagaaaaataacaaaaacaatattttttttaagttataatatacgtttttcatttgttataaacgtgtaaaaaagttttttagtaCACGTGTTCCACAGCGTTGGTCATTCAgccagagaccacaacagTTAGTTTTCGCATGAGACCCAAAAAAAGGAAcagaaagtaataataataatagtcaaaACTAACAATGTAAGTATTCTTTACTTTGTAGTATCTTGATAGATTTTTGTGTAAAagtctatataataaatataagtatttatataaaagtaagtaCTAACCTGCGCACCATAAGTTTTATAGAATTAGGTTTCAGTCTGTCTTAAACTTGTACATGTCCTAAAAGCAGCTTTAACGACAGTTGTTGCAGTTGACACATTTTTTCATGTGCAAATCGATTTTCGAATAATTCTATAACGAATCTTTTTCTGCTGAGGTTATTTATAAGGAAGATTTAACCACTGCAGAAAAAAATTCGTTGCCTAAAAGGCATGCCATCAAAACCCAAACTTGTGAGAACCGTGTACAAGTCGGTCTAATTATTCAGTCACTAAGACACCTTCTTGTGTCAacttattacgtaattagctaACTTAACATCGTATAGTGACCATAtcaatgttataataataaatttttaaacagattGCGCTGGCcttctaatataattatattaaggcTTTTAGTTTTATCCACAACAACGTGTTATCCAAAATGGCCTGAACTGTTGGAGGAAAAGTTGGTGTCGCTTTTTCGTTTGACATGGCAAGCCGTGACCCCAGGATAAAGAAAATCTTATACGAATAACGCCATTTTCACAGTGCCTTTAATCAATGACGTAATATAAGATTGTACTGTACAAACATGGAgaggtttatttaatatttaaatgtgaaaGTACATGTTATTAAGTTCTCACGATTAAAATATAGCACTGAATTTggagtattttattattttatgcaaCCACCATATAATGCGGTCAAAATGGCAACCATCAAATGTCTGTTTTATCAAGTTATAGACCATaccaaaatatatagaatatattaaattattgttatttatatgttattccATAACAAGACGTTATAAGGACGTGGAAAGATTTAGTCGTCTTATCAGTTATCACACATACATCTTATTTAACTACTGATATGCTTTTATTTGAGATTTCAATGACATTCAGGGGAacatttttgaagttaaacttctttatcggcgttggtaAAAAATTgactgtcacatttttccgttacgcgccatatttttcgTATCCccaccacggttgattcgaagccattaataacaaaaatatataataacgataacaatgacagtagtaataatattacaattaattaaattctgtaataattctagtagtaataaggtaaaatgaaataattgtattatttgtattcatgtctatgataataaaagactttcattaaactttatctaaccaatgtctgtaaagttgcatatagtagataatttttcgataaataatgtcaaatagaagtttcacttcttacgtgtgtacagtAGTActtgcaaatatttgtttaaagctAAGTTTAGAGTATAGTAACTATACCATTGAACTGTTAATGCCAATGGGGTAACTTTTGGCATTAGCGTCCCACCCCCAACCCTGAGCTCTtgagtttaaataaatgctgTGGaacagttttttgttccttcCCTTAGACGCATACATCAGGCAAAGTAGACTGATGGGTTACTTAAAGTTAAAAGAACTTGATTTGAACGAGAAACACGTCACCATCAGCCATCCCAATCTTAGTCCACTTGGCTCATTctgatatgtttatttaatgtccCTTTGAAATGGTTAACTCGATAATATtacgaataatttatttattttgtaacactACAAAAAGTAGttagaattttgtttttgcatGTTATATACCATATTTCAATTAGATATATGAATTGTGGCTtgactaaacaattataaattaaatgacgtacggaatatattttgatattgacaAAAATCTGCCTATATGTGATTTTAACTTTGTAATTATGTGTGATATATGAAAGTTCCTCTTTATCTGTATCCATTCTAAGATCCAGATATTTATCCCATCTTCTGTTAGTGATATCAACGTCTGAACTTTTTGTtacttgtattatttttcaacacTCAAAATACATTGACTTTCCCACTAGATTTTactaaatgatttaaaatattaattaaaactcagTGATTACATATAagtctttattaaaaaaataattcaatcaaGCTTGCCAGTGGTTTAATAACACAACAGTGTAATGCATTTACAACTGTACACCACatgaatgaataataaaataaatttatataaatgtaaaaaccacgatttcttatttctatagtaatataattaaccaGCGATAATTATCATGAGTGGTCTTGAATAACAGCCTCTTTTCCCTTAAATCTACTTCCGATTCTTATCCACATCGTCGAAGGTAATCTTCTGCAAAACCCTCATGACTTCAATACGAGCTTCGAGCTTCCGTCGATCCGAGAGCTTTCTAAACATCGGTATCAGAGACATGACAAATTGCCTATCATCATCATCTTCATCTCTGGCTTTCTTTTTACTCTCTAATACATCACTCTGTTCCTCTTCATATGCTTCTGGCACTATACTTACTTCCTGGGGATCTGTGAAGGCGAAATCTATGTCTTCCGTCTCGTATTGAGCTTCTAATGGATCGCTATCATCGTCACTGTACTTAATTTCAACGTCGGTGGTATCACCACCAAGAAAAGTGAGGTCGTTAAAGTAGCCatatctttttctttttcttattGCTATAGAATTCTCAACTTTGAATCGTTCCCTGCGCTGTAGTTTCAGTTCTCTCGTGTAACATGTCCGGAGGCTTTTCCAACGCTTCTGAATGTCGCGAACTGCAAAGAAAAGTTCTGTAAGTTTTCAGACGGAAAAGCCAAACTTATCGGTTTTCCAGACTTGGCTTATTAAAAGTGCCTAACACAGCAATACATAGAacatatagattttaattatttaaaaacgagCTACTATTACAGTTTAATCCAATGCGGTAATcatttgattgttttttttcttcctaagtaaatatttactcCATCTTTGGCTTAAGTATGTTAGCTCtttggtatatataatttatgttagctgtaagaaaaaatataaacaacaaaGCGAACTAAGCTGCCAAAGGCTTACAAGGATTATAAGGATGACATTAGTTTATAGCGTCATAAAAGTagatttaatcaatttaacgcgagtttattgtaaaacataaaaacaccTGACAAGTATTTTTCTATGAACTAACATAAGTGTTATTTTATAGACTGGCGTGGTTTGAATGTCATAAATTGTGGGATTTTGACGACTTCCAAAAAAACTAATACTTTCTACTGCGTGGCCTGGCCTACCCACACTATTTACCGGTTTTTTCTATTTCCTCAACTGAGACTGAGCGATTCTAAACCATAAGATCGTCTTTGGCATGCAAAGGTTCAACTATGAATGTATCAATATCCTATACGTTtcggaaatataaaaaataatttaagaagcCACTCGCGAGAGCTCCGTGTCATTGAGTGTCCAACTTAACATCATCCCTTTGCGTTTTTTCTAGCCAAGTCCTTAAAGCTGCTTACTACAAAGTACTTTTCCGTAAATTTAATGACTTTATCGATAAAATCATGTGTATTTGATCACAAATACCGGTAAAGtctgataatttttttgtcaaaatctaagtttaatataatttctgcCAAAACGGTAATATACACGGCGTAGCACGTTTATTGCTATACGTAGAAACTACAAAATGTTTCGGTCAGTGAACTGTCGACTATTCGTCTTAATACTGTGGATTAATTTCAACAATATtggaaatatacaataataatcaagtatgtttattcattttaagtacaatttcattacaatgtgtaagatttgggaacccttttaagtaaaaaaaatatacctgtgtcagggtttccagctctttcataacaaacttagttatacattccataaaatatttaatttatatataatttagttacatcttttatttatttttttgttattgatttttaactgttatcaacacgcttgagtgcataagtgagtgagtgagtgagtcagtgagtgaatgaataaagtctgtacGAAATAtgaagtattattattacaagactgtttttatattaagtttttaacattatttaaaattataaattattgttagcATATATTGAcatatatgtttacaatacagtgaggaaatgctgccagtggTAAAGATACACAACACAAGGTCACAACAGagacaaaacattttgaatttgttttaatattttttattattattcttattattactatgtaggttaagaaaattgttaatactgtatttttgattgttatgattactaataaacaacatttattatataataaaaccacgtagtaataataattataatatacaaataataaatagtaaatttagTCCCTGTGGCTGTGTATCTAAAGCAGGCATTTCCTGGTTGTATTCcgatatttattcgttgagagaaccagctctggggtcataGGTTCTATCAGTCGCCAACCTAAATCTtcctaacctaaacctaaaagtcaaagggaacaaaatcaaagttggaggaaTGAATTTTCCTATATATATTACGACATTTAACACACGTTCTTGTAAAcctaaatacattttagtttcTCTACTAAACCACCACTTAAAACCAGTGAACAACTTTTAATAGATGTCGCGACATCGTAAATAAGTCGGTCAACTCACCGCCTTCAACTCGTTCAACTGGCTTCAATTCGTCCCAGCTCGGGTGAACTTCCATACAAACTTCTCGCCACAACCTGTCTTTATGTTTCCTATGACTGTACATAGGATCATTTTTCGTATACAATGCTGGTCTACTTTtgatagatttaattaatttaattg includes these proteins:
- the LOC123712948 gene encoding uncharacterized protein LOC123712948, with product MFEINPIKLIKSIKSRPALYTKNDPMYSHRKHKDRLWREVCMEVHPSWDELKPVERVEGVRDIQKRWKSLRTCYTRELKLQRRERFKVENSIAIRKRKRYGYFNDLTFLGGDTTDVEIKYSDDDSDPLEAQYETEDIDFAFTDPQEVSIVPEAYEEEQSDVLESKKKARDEDDDDRQFVMSLIPMFRKLSDRRKLEARIEVMRVLQKITFDDVDKNRK